One Edaphobacter flagellatus genomic region harbors:
- a CDS encoding tetratricopeptide repeat protein, translated as MARFLAFQKITRNFCRGRASLLLISTFLPGISEWGIAQQTKPAAIYGVVNDASGNLIPDAVVRLRQAETIIATTRTDLHGSFAFATVGSGNYRVDAEKENKHASAMLSTRATTTSVVLTIVTSATGAENIDFADKPNFTVAGITDWTAVGGHGSDAVLRTSETLARATETLKQNKVVVLTQSDEKERALRDAVVASPLSFTANHELGRFYLQKTSYREAKPLLEAAYHIDPADRSNEYDLALAYKETGDLKNAHAHVNYLLASGDTADFHRLAGDVDEAQGDALSAEREYEAAVRLDPGELNEFTWGTELLLHRAIWPAIEVFRKGAIAYPKSARMRSAWGAALFASAQYEEAAQHLCEASDLNPKDSEPYIFLGEIEMTAPLPLACAESKLARFIQVQPEDSRAYYYYAEAILKRQDVSANLLDVERARLLLIRSIEINPKYGEAYLQLGILNANKKNFTEAIHYFTKAIEVEPQLADAYYRLGVAYQRIGAEEKAKREFDQHREVERAQAETVDQQRHKVKQFLVVLQGQPSNLN; from the coding sequence ATGGCACGCTTTCTCGCCTTCCAGAAGATCACGCGAAATTTTTGTAGGGGGAGAGCCAGTCTATTGCTGATATCTACTTTTCTCCCCGGAATCAGTGAGTGGGGCATTGCGCAACAGACAAAACCGGCTGCAATTTATGGTGTCGTAAATGATGCGAGTGGCAACCTGATTCCAGATGCTGTTGTACGGTTGCGGCAAGCTGAAACTATCATTGCTACGACACGAACAGACTTGCACGGTAGTTTTGCATTCGCGACAGTGGGATCTGGAAATTATCGAGTGGATGCAGAAAAGGAGAATAAGCACGCGTCTGCGATGTTATCGACTCGCGCAACGACGACCTCCGTCGTTCTGACGATCGTTACAAGTGCCACTGGCGCTGAGAACATAGATTTTGCCGATAAGCCCAACTTTACAGTCGCAGGCATTACTGATTGGACTGCTGTTGGAGGACACGGATCGGATGCAGTTCTTAGGACAAGTGAAACGCTTGCGCGTGCGACGGAAACGCTAAAGCAAAATAAAGTTGTTGTACTTACTCAATCGGATGAAAAGGAGAGGGCATTACGTGATGCTGTGGTAGCCTCACCGCTAAGCTTCACTGCGAATCACGAACTTGGAAGATTTTATTTGCAAAAAACTTCCTATCGTGAGGCGAAGCCTTTACTGGAGGCCGCGTATCACATTGATCCGGCAGATCGCAGTAATGAATATGATCTTGCGCTTGCTTATAAAGAAACGGGCGACCTGAAGAATGCACATGCGCATGTGAATTACCTACTTGCCAGTGGAGACACCGCTGATTTTCATCGCCTTGCAGGTGATGTGGATGAGGCGCAAGGGGATGCGCTCTCAGCAGAGCGAGAATATGAAGCAGCTGTGCGCTTGGACCCAGGTGAGCTCAATGAATTTACCTGGGGCACTGAACTTTTACTGCATCGTGCTATATGGCCGGCGATCGAAGTTTTCAGAAAAGGAGCTATTGCCTATCCAAAATCAGCAAGAATGAGATCTGCTTGGGGGGCCGCACTTTTTGCCAGTGCGCAGTATGAAGAAGCAGCCCAGCATTTGTGTGAAGCTTCCGACTTGAATCCTAAAGACAGTGAACCATATATTTTCCTTGGTGAGATCGAGATGACGGCCCCTTTGCCGCTGGCCTGCGCCGAGTCTAAATTGGCACGATTCATTCAGGTGCAACCAGAAGATAGCCGTGCTTATTATTACTATGCGGAGGCGATCCTGAAACGCCAAGATGTTTCTGCGAATCTCTTAGATGTAGAGAGAGCACGGTTGTTGTTGATTCGGTCTATTGAGATCAATCCGAAATATGGAGAAGCCTATCTGCAACTCGGGATTTTGAATGCGAATAAGAAAAATTTTACCGAGGCGATCCATTATTTCACCAAGGCGATCGAGGTTGAGCCGCAGCTAGCAGATGCGTATTATCGTCTTGGAGTCGCATACCAAAGAATCGGTGCAGAAGAGAAGGCAAAACGGGAGTTTGATCAGCACCGTGAAGTTGAAAGGGCTCAGGCTGAAACCGTTGATCAGCAGCGACACAAAGTGAAACAATTTCTTGTTGTGTTGCAGGGACAGCCATCCAATTTAAATTGA
- a CDS encoding CRTAC1 family protein: MNIPRRRFLGSSLFLFGGTLLDVLTTPLWRWHNPDLVHAAVATPTSPVQFTNVAKQAGLTIPNVWGGVDHKRSIIEAKGCGIAFFDYDNDGWLDIYLTNGTRFDTQWPAGQAPTTHLYKNNRDGTFTDVTEKSGLARTGWQTGVCIGDYDNDGWDDLFCCFWGQNILFHNNGDGTFSDVTQKSGLNQKQVRLGAGCTFLDYDRDGYLDLFVCNYLKLDTKDTPSDTTTKFCQWKGVPVMCGPRGLPADTNILYHNRGDGTFVDVSEKSGILKVGPRYSITAVSYDFDNDGWPDIYVAVDSQPSVLLKNNHDGTFTDIAVTAGCAYNEDGHEQAGMGVAVADYDCDGWFDIFKTNFADDTCNLYHNNGDGTFTDVTAEAGTAVNNGYVAWGCGFADYDNDGWTDIFQANGHVYPEIDRYHFGQTFKNPRLVYKNMGNGRFKDVSTELGPGVAEHFSSRGAAFGDYDNDGDIDALIFNMNDVPSLLRNDGGNQQNWIKLKLIGTKCNRTAIGARVHVTTGKHVQMDEVHSGTSVMSQSDLRLHFGLGKSETIDTVEVKWPTTQKVEKFTNISPNQILTIREGEGIISTYKPKKS, encoded by the coding sequence GTGAACATCCCACGCCGACGCTTTCTCGGGTCATCGCTCTTTTTATTTGGCGGAACCCTTCTTGATGTTCTTACCACTCCGCTCTGGAGGTGGCATAATCCCGATCTTGTTCATGCTGCAGTCGCAACTCCCACATCACCCGTACAGTTTACAAATGTGGCAAAGCAGGCGGGACTCACAATTCCAAATGTATGGGGAGGCGTTGATCACAAGCGCTCCATTATCGAAGCAAAAGGATGCGGTATTGCCTTCTTTGACTACGACAATGACGGCTGGCTGGATATATATCTCACAAACGGCACTCGGTTCGATACACAGTGGCCTGCGGGGCAAGCTCCTACGACGCATCTTTATAAGAACAACCGCGACGGCACTTTTACTGATGTCACGGAGAAGTCTGGACTAGCACGCACAGGGTGGCAAACAGGCGTTTGTATCGGAGACTACGATAATGACGGCTGGGACGATCTCTTCTGCTGCTTCTGGGGCCAAAATATTCTCTTCCACAATAATGGCGACGGCACTTTTAGTGACGTCACTCAAAAGTCTGGGCTCAATCAAAAACAAGTACGCTTGGGCGCCGGTTGTACATTTCTGGACTATGACCGCGATGGCTATCTTGACCTGTTTGTTTGCAACTACCTCAAGCTCGATACCAAGGATACTCCATCGGATACCACCACTAAATTCTGCCAATGGAAAGGCGTGCCAGTCATGTGCGGCCCGCGTGGCCTGCCTGCCGACACGAACATTCTGTATCACAATCGCGGCGATGGTACGTTTGTGGACGTATCCGAGAAATCCGGCATCCTCAAAGTCGGGCCACGTTACTCCATCACTGCCGTCTCCTACGACTTCGATAATGATGGATGGCCTGACATCTATGTCGCTGTAGACTCACAACCAAGTGTTTTATTGAAGAACAACCATGATGGCACCTTTACCGATATTGCTGTTACGGCTGGCTGCGCCTACAACGAAGATGGACACGAGCAGGCTGGCATGGGCGTCGCCGTTGCAGATTACGATTGCGATGGCTGGTTCGATATCTTCAAAACCAACTTCGCCGACGACACCTGCAACCTCTACCACAATAACGGAGATGGTACGTTCACTGATGTAACTGCTGAAGCTGGTACCGCGGTCAATAACGGATACGTCGCCTGGGGCTGCGGTTTTGCCGATTACGATAATGACGGATGGACAGACATCTTTCAGGCTAATGGTCATGTCTATCCGGAAATCGACAGATATCACTTCGGCCAAACCTTCAAAAATCCTCGGCTCGTCTATAAGAATATGGGGAATGGTCGCTTTAAGGATGTCTCCACAGAGCTAGGACCAGGTGTTGCCGAACATTTTTCGAGTCGCGGTGCGGCGTTCGGAGACTATGACAATGATGGCGACATCGATGCCCTTATTTTCAACATGAATGATGTGCCGTCGTTGCTCCGCAACGACGGAGGCAATCAGCAAAATTGGATAAAGCTGAAGCTTATAGGGACCAAATGTAACCGTACCGCTATTGGGGCGCGAGTCCATGTCACAACTGGAAAACACGTACAGATGGACGAAGTCCACAGTGGCACCAGCGTGATGTCACAGAGCGATCTGCGCCTGCACTTTGGCCTGGGCAAGTCAGAGACGATTGACACTGTCGAAGTGAAATGGCCAACAACGCAAAAAGTCGAGAAATTTACGAATATCTCACCGAATCAGATACTCACTATTCGAGAAGGTGAGGGCATTATCTCGACCTACAAACCGAAAAAGTCTTGA
- a CDS encoding FG-GAP-like repeat-containing protein, with protein MVPTLLHSAPFMGWPFFRSSFSQASHLALPLPEFHLKPNYPAKSPLEDVLRYMAPGTDEFVSEKYAAEIEFELKQWSTALVSTGDFKIIGPLLDTTIEATSLKPAQQTTLRSGHGVETLRIRFSREIVTGSDNFLKHLRDYLQPASRIVTAQFDVIGLEEISTTPLVLSIDIRYDFVFETVGARREERIGQWNTRWSHDSSNAWKILRWEGDEESRSIASASAFIDVTHHVFGSIDSYHSQMLRGTDYWRTVLDASCGIDVYGNNGIAAGDYDNDGFDDLYICQPAGLPNRLYRNRGDGTFEDVTERAGVGVLDNTACALFADFRNSGLQDLLVVCGSGPLLFLNQGNGLFTIKQDAFKFAQAPQGTFTHAALADYDQDGRLDIYFCLYSYYLGLDQYHYPVPYFDARNGPPNFLLHNEGDGTFTDHTEAAGLNKNNNRYSFACAWQDSRSSGFPDIYVANDFGRSNLYRNNGDGTFTDVSTSARVEDVGAGMSASWSDIDNDGHPDVYAANMWSAAGQRITQQAIFHKKAPENIRALYRRHAHGNSLYRNNGDSTFQNVSDKTGVEMGRWSWSSDFLDFDHDGYSDLYITNGYISGPENNDLASFFWRQVVGKSPEDSTPSQVYERGWNALNELIRSDNSWSGYERNVMFANNRDGTFTEISGAIGLDFTEDCRSFALADIDHDGRLEIILKNRNAPQLRIVHNALQNIGNSISFRLSGTKSNRDAIGAIIHLEVGTLRQTKSVQAGSGFLAQHSKEIFFGTGVHSEKMRAIIHWPSGFNQSFEDIPNDHRIEIEEGRTDFVAKPFAVSPAIFSSPSLVPPVDQIPESFSTWLIEPLKAPEFSLPDISGGTHSLSSLRGKYVLLTFWTAQSPQCTDLLEHLHQHGEAFNTASVNILAINTDGDADASAGKSLAKHLGPNVAILFANSETTGIYNITFRYLYDRRRDLVLPSSFLINTDGMIVKVYQGLIDSQQILKDIRSVPTSAAQRLLQALPFPGKVYQDAFQRNDFTYGVAMFQHGYLNAAAESFLQVIEQKPNDPEAYYNLGTLNLHRNDLLQARKYLEQTVKMRPNYPEAWNNLGMTAAQQGLPKEAVRNFEQSLNLRPDYVVALVNLGNLYRRQGAFDKAQDLFNRALELQPEDPELHYNFGMLYAQQGRSQQAADYLQKAIALRPAYPEALNNLGVLYVRNGDYNRAEEQFKTCIRLVPSFDQSYLNLARVYAIRHDKQQAIQTLQQLLALQPENRTAQQAIEMLKSSLP; from the coding sequence ATGGTTCCAACTCTTCTGCACAGTGCGCCTTTCATGGGCTGGCCATTTTTCCGCAGCTCTTTTTCTCAGGCCAGCCATCTTGCCCTGCCTCTTCCGGAGTTTCATCTCAAACCCAATTACCCGGCAAAATCTCCACTGGAAGATGTGCTTCGCTATATGGCACCGGGGACTGATGAATTTGTCTCCGAAAAATATGCCGCCGAAATCGAGTTTGAACTGAAGCAATGGAGCACCGCGCTGGTTTCTACTGGTGACTTCAAAATTATTGGCCCGTTACTCGATACCACAATTGAGGCCACATCTTTAAAGCCAGCACAACAGACAACACTACGCAGTGGACATGGAGTCGAGACATTAAGAATAAGGTTCTCTCGGGAAATTGTTACAGGGAGCGATAATTTTCTAAAGCATCTTCGTGACTACCTTCAACCAGCAAGCCGTATCGTGACGGCGCAGTTCGATGTTATTGGACTTGAAGAAATCTCTACGACCCCACTAGTACTATCTATTGATATTCGCTACGATTTCGTATTCGAAACCGTCGGTGCGCGTCGCGAAGAGCGCATAGGACAATGGAATACGAGATGGAGCCACGATTCTTCCAACGCGTGGAAGATACTCCGATGGGAGGGTGACGAAGAATCGCGAAGCATCGCTTCCGCATCGGCTTTCATCGATGTTACGCACCATGTGTTCGGATCGATTGATTCATATCACTCTCAGATGCTACGTGGTACCGATTACTGGCGCACTGTTCTAGATGCATCCTGTGGGATCGATGTCTACGGCAACAATGGTATCGCAGCTGGCGATTATGATAACGATGGTTTTGATGATCTCTATATCTGCCAACCGGCAGGATTACCCAATCGGCTCTATCGCAACCGCGGTGATGGAACATTTGAAGACGTTACCGAACGGGCAGGTGTAGGTGTACTCGACAATACGGCATGTGCGCTATTTGCCGATTTTCGCAATAGCGGGCTGCAGGATTTGCTCGTCGTTTGCGGCAGCGGCCCTTTGCTATTCCTCAATCAAGGCAATGGCTTATTCACAATCAAACAGGATGCCTTTAAATTCGCACAGGCTCCGCAGGGAACGTTCACTCATGCAGCTCTAGCTGACTACGATCAGGATGGACGACTCGATATCTATTTCTGCCTTTACAGCTACTACCTTGGTCTCGATCAGTATCACTACCCTGTGCCCTACTTCGATGCCCGTAACGGACCGCCCAACTTCTTGCTGCATAATGAAGGCGACGGCACATTCACAGATCACACAGAAGCCGCTGGGCTAAACAAAAACAATAACCGCTATAGCTTCGCTTGCGCCTGGCAAGATTCCCGATCGAGTGGGTTTCCCGATATTTATGTTGCAAATGATTTCGGCCGCAGTAATCTTTATCGCAATAATGGCGACGGCACGTTCACCGATGTCTCAACAAGCGCTCGCGTAGAAGATGTAGGGGCAGGCATGAGTGCTTCGTGGTCTGATATTGACAACGACGGACATCCAGATGTGTATGCCGCCAATATGTGGTCAGCCGCAGGGCAAAGAATTACTCAGCAAGCGATCTTTCACAAAAAGGCTCCTGAGAATATTCGTGCACTTTATCGCCGCCACGCTCATGGCAATTCCCTCTATCGCAACAATGGCGACAGCACCTTTCAAAATGTGAGCGACAAAACTGGCGTCGAGATGGGGAGATGGTCGTGGAGCTCGGATTTTTTGGATTTCGATCATGACGGCTACTCGGACCTCTACATCACGAACGGTTATATTTCCGGGCCGGAAAACAATGATCTTGCTAGTTTTTTCTGGCGTCAGGTCGTTGGCAAGTCGCCCGAGGATTCGACTCCATCTCAAGTCTATGAGCGAGGATGGAATGCGCTCAATGAGCTCATTCGTTCCGATAACTCGTGGAGCGGGTATGAGCGCAATGTGATGTTCGCAAACAACCGCGATGGAACATTTACAGAGATTTCAGGAGCAATTGGGCTCGACTTCACAGAGGACTGCCGCTCGTTTGCTCTCGCTGATATCGATCACGATGGCCGTCTGGAAATCATTCTGAAGAATCGTAATGCCCCCCAACTTCGCATCGTGCACAATGCCTTGCAAAATATTGGCAATTCAATCTCTTTCCGCTTATCTGGAACGAAGAGCAACCGTGACGCCATCGGAGCCATAATTCATCTGGAAGTGGGAACGCTGCGGCAAACAAAATCAGTTCAAGCTGGTTCCGGGTTCCTCGCACAACACTCCAAAGAGATCTTTTTTGGAACGGGTGTCCATTCCGAAAAAATGCGCGCAATCATTCACTGGCCCAGCGGATTCAATCAGTCCTTCGAGGACATCCCCAACGATCATCGCATTGAGATAGAAGAAGGCAGAACGGATTTCGTGGCAAAGCCTTTTGCCGTTTCACCCGCCATCTTTTCTTCCCCATCTCTGGTGCCCCCAGTTGATCAAATTCCTGAATCCTTCAGCACATGGCTTATCGAGCCGCTGAAGGCACCTGAATTTTCCTTACCTGATATTTCCGGCGGCACACATAGCCTAAGTTCCCTCCGCGGTAAATATGTACTGCTCACTTTCTGGACAGCTCAGTCACCACAATGCACTGATTTGTTGGAACACCTGCATCAACATGGTGAGGCATTCAATACCGCCAGTGTAAATATTCTTGCTATCAACACAGATGGGGATGCAGATGCGTCGGCAGGAAAATCTCTGGCCAAGCATCTCGGTCCTAATGTTGCAATCCTTTTCGCAAACTCCGAGACTACAGGAATCTACAACATCACCTTCCGCTACTTATATGATCGCCGTCGGGATCTTGTGCTTCCCAGCTCGTTCCTCATCAATACAGATGGGATGATCGTCAAGGTCTATCAGGGACTCATAGATAGTCAGCAAATCCTTAAAGACATACGGTCGGTGCCAACTTCGGCAGCGCAGCGTCTTTTGCAGGCTCTCCCCTTTCCCGGAAAGGTCTATCAGGATGCCTTCCAACGCAATGACTTCACCTATGGCGTGGCCATGTTCCAGCACGGCTATCTTAATGCGGCTGCAGAATCATTCCTGCAGGTCATCGAGCAAAAACCCAACGATCCAGAGGCTTACTATAATCTTGGCACGCTGAACCTGCATCGCAATGACCTTTTGCAAGCGCGCAAATACCTCGAACAGACGGTAAAAATGCGACCGAACTACCCAGAGGCATGGAACAACCTCGGCATGACCGCCGCGCAGCAAGGCTTACCAAAGGAAGCCGTTCGGAATTTCGAACAATCATTAAATCTTCGCCCCGACTACGTTGTCGCTCTAGTCAACCTCGGCAATCTCTATCGTCGCCAGGGAGCATTCGATAAAGCGCAAGACCTATTCAATCGGGCACTTGAGCTTCAACCCGAAGATCCGGAGCTCCACTACAACTTCGGCATGCTGTACGCGCAGCAAGGACGATCACAACAAGCAGCCGATTATCTGCAAAAAGCTATCGCACTGCGCCCTGCCTACCCTGAGGCCTTGAACAATCTCGGGGTGCTCTATGTCCGGAACGGAGACTATAACCGCGCAGAAGAACAATTCAAGACCTGCATTCGTCTAGTGCCTTCATTCGATCAGTCCTATCTCAACCTTGCACGAGTCTATGCAATCCGTCATGACAAACAGCAGGCCATTCAAACCCTACAGCAATTGCTGGCATTACAACCGGAAAACCGTACGGCACAGCAGGCGATAGAGATGCTGAAATCATCACTTCCATAG
- a CDS encoding TonB-dependent receptor produces MSSRNSFFGRFHAFSLTTIACVCLLLIQSQCLFGQVDQGAITGIVTDQSGAVVPNAHVTLQNTDIGLTLETTTGGSGQYTFSPVRIGHYSVKASASGFSSTTQENLQVNVQERLQVNIQLQVGAATESVTVTGAPPQLQTTEGSVGQVIGSETLNNLPLNGRNFTFLAQLSAGVNTPQADTRGNAASGAFSANGLRPAQNNYLLDGIDNNSNAVDFLNGTNFVILPPLDAIQEFKVQTAQFSAEQGRSAGAVLNATIKSGTNNIHGAVWEFFRNDKLDAADWFENNNHVKKGKLRWNQFGASIGGPIIKNKLFYFGDYQGFRRVQGTVLNGTVPTLSERNSNFTNLADLITGQNSDQRDQDCIAYQRPGETSPKIHCHQDALGRWIPLGTVLDPATTRPISPGSTTYVRDPFGTCGSGTTTFSLSGCGLNQLPPNRIDPTAVKIMNLYPTPINGGFTSNYTTSPALYEHSNAFDVRGDYNVSDKNQVFVRFSYVDDPQFIPGIFGGVADGGSFQQGIQSAKSDQAVAAWTHVFTPSTVNVGRVGFNHLHTTRFGPQGTVMGIPAQYGIPGIPQVPQNGGLPAIVISGLQTLGSNGYLPSDEVSQTLQVTDDFTKIYGSHSFKTGFEFQNVHFNTLQPPTSHGEFDFNGNYAGVPGAGGDQTGRAQLLLLLKPHIPTIANGVDYVGGANQVLASNIAKTYDTRIYFAGYVQDDWKVNSQLTLNLGVRWDYFSPISESNGAQANFIQSGPPFNTPTLLFSASGKAVGSPDNLLKNILSSTFQSLLGQDNIKIQVTDAYGKGLVQTQKTNIAPRVGFAYQVSPRFVVRGGSGLFFNAFENQGYGPNIGLNYPFAYTFTFAGGTDSAPFSTGSNPYKTCPTAGPGGSATLESGLTCAQFNPQNVNGKGIGLQGLQFNYKTPRTLSANLTVQYAITHTISAQAAYVLTDGSSLQVGIGNNAVSQIIPANTNTNSYVPFPDFGQGKSYQRTIGRSVYNGLQTKLERQSANGVGFLFTYTYAKTLSDAGDLLNGGSVSGYRAAWVPGFGPHFDWGQAAFDIRHVFHLSGSYELPFGKGKMLLANSGKVTNAVLGGWAVNGIATLQGGQPITLSCPSSTTSGTSCRVLAVAGQSQKLGLHTDANGKLNWFGNPAAFNQPCVLGASGPITGSPAGCVPLPANSPYILGGPGTTSTYGPGFHRFDFSTFKNFPIHEAFSLQFRAEFFNIFNHPNFNAPNFGGNGVTAIGNSGNYLSSTFGEIGSTRDAPFDPRQIQFALKLYY; encoded by the coding sequence ATGAGTTCTAGAAATAGTTTCTTCGGGCGTTTCCATGCCTTCAGTCTGACAACAATTGCGTGTGTGTGTCTCCTGCTTATCCAGAGCCAGTGTTTGTTCGGTCAGGTTGATCAGGGTGCGATCACTGGCATTGTTACCGATCAGTCGGGCGCTGTGGTTCCTAACGCTCACGTCACGCTGCAGAATACCGATATCGGTCTAACCTTGGAAACCACGACGGGCGGTAGCGGGCAATATACCTTTTCACCGGTCAGGATTGGCCACTACTCCGTTAAAGCGTCCGCATCAGGTTTTTCGTCGACAACCCAGGAAAACTTGCAGGTAAATGTGCAAGAGCGTTTGCAAGTCAACATCCAGCTACAGGTTGGAGCTGCGACTGAATCGGTCACAGTCACCGGCGCTCCTCCACAGCTCCAGACGACTGAGGGTTCTGTTGGTCAGGTGATTGGCAGTGAGACCCTGAACAATCTGCCATTGAATGGCCGCAATTTTACGTTTCTGGCCCAACTCTCTGCCGGAGTCAATACGCCTCAGGCAGACACTCGCGGCAATGCGGCGTCAGGTGCATTTTCCGCTAATGGACTACGCCCCGCGCAGAACAATTATCTGCTTGATGGTATCGATAACAATTCGAATGCAGTCGATTTCTTGAACGGTACCAACTTCGTCATTCTCCCCCCACTGGATGCGATCCAGGAGTTCAAGGTCCAGACTGCGCAGTTCAGCGCCGAACAAGGACGTTCGGCAGGGGCCGTTCTGAACGCGACGATCAAATCCGGAACCAACAATATTCACGGCGCAGTCTGGGAGTTCTTCCGCAACGACAAACTGGATGCTGCTGACTGGTTTGAGAACAATAATCATGTAAAGAAGGGTAAACTTCGCTGGAACCAATTCGGAGCATCAATTGGCGGCCCCATAATTAAGAATAAGCTGTTCTATTTTGGGGACTATCAAGGCTTCCGTCGTGTACAGGGGACGGTGCTGAACGGTACGGTCCCGACATTGAGTGAGCGCAACAGCAATTTTACGAATCTTGCAGACCTCATTACCGGACAGAATTCCGATCAAAGAGATCAGGACTGCATTGCATATCAGCGTCCTGGAGAAACTTCACCGAAGATCCATTGTCATCAGGACGCACTCGGGCGTTGGATCCCTTTAGGTACAGTTCTTGATCCCGCAACAACACGCCCGATCTCTCCGGGGTCAACCACGTATGTCCGCGACCCATTCGGCACGTGTGGATCGGGGACAACAACGTTTTCTCTAAGCGGTTGCGGGCTGAACCAATTGCCGCCGAATCGCATTGATCCCACCGCCGTTAAGATAATGAATCTTTACCCAACTCCGATCAACGGGGGGTTCACGTCGAACTACACCACAAGCCCTGCACTTTACGAACACAGCAATGCTTTTGATGTCCGTGGTGACTACAACGTGAGCGACAAGAATCAGGTTTTCGTACGCTTTAGCTATGTGGATGATCCGCAGTTCATTCCTGGTATCTTCGGTGGCGTTGCTGATGGTGGCAGTTTCCAGCAGGGTATTCAGAGCGCAAAATCCGATCAGGCCGTTGCAGCTTGGACGCATGTGTTTACTCCAAGTACGGTTAACGTTGGCCGTGTAGGGTTCAATCATCTTCATACCACTCGCTTCGGCCCACAGGGAACTGTCATGGGAATCCCGGCGCAGTATGGTATTCCGGGGATTCCGCAGGTACCACAGAACGGCGGCTTACCGGCGATTGTGATTAGTGGCCTGCAGACTCTGGGCAGCAATGGTTATTTGCCGTCTGACGAAGTCAGTCAGACGCTTCAGGTAACAGATGACTTCACAAAGATCTATGGGAGCCACAGTTTCAAGACCGGCTTCGAGTTCCAGAACGTCCACTTCAATACCCTTCAGCCCCCAACGTCACATGGTGAGTTTGATTTCAACGGCAATTATGCAGGTGTTCCTGGCGCGGGTGGAGACCAGACTGGCCGCGCACAACTACTGCTACTGCTGAAGCCACATATCCCTACCATAGCCAACGGGGTCGACTATGTGGGAGGCGCCAATCAGGTCCTTGCCTCCAATATCGCCAAGACCTACGACACCAGAATCTATTTTGCTGGATACGTTCAGGATGACTGGAAGGTCAATTCTCAGTTGACCCTTAACCTTGGTGTTCGCTGGGATTATTTCAGTCCAATATCCGAATCGAATGGGGCTCAGGCAAATTTCATACAATCCGGTCCGCCGTTTAATACTCCGACGTTGCTATTTTCGGCTTCCGGAAAGGCAGTTGGTTCGCCGGATAACCTTCTTAAAAATATTCTTTCTTCAACGTTCCAGAGCCTCCTTGGGCAAGACAATATAAAAATTCAGGTAACTGACGCTTATGGAAAGGGACTTGTTCAGACGCAGAAGACGAATATTGCGCCCAGAGTAGGGTTTGCATATCAGGTATCGCCCAGGTTTGTGGTTCGTGGTGGTTCGGGCTTGTTCTTCAATGCATTTGAGAATCAGGGTTACGGTCCAAATATTGGGTTGAATTATCCCTTCGCGTATACTTTTACTTTCGCCGGGGGAACAGATTCTGCCCCGTTTAGCACGGGATCAAATCCGTACAAAACTTGCCCGACCGCCGGCCCAGGTGGAAGTGCGACTCTGGAATCAGGCTTGACCTGCGCTCAGTTCAATCCACAGAATGTAAACGGTAAGGGAATAGGGCTGCAGGGATTGCAGTTCAACTACAAGACCCCACGTACTCTAAGCGCCAACCTTACAGTACAGTACGCCATTACCCATACCATCTCGGCACAGGCTGCCTACGTCCTGACCGATGGGAGCTCCCTGCAGGTTGGTATCGGCAACAACGCCGTCTCTCAGATTATTCCGGCAAACACCAACACCAACAGTTATGTGCCATTTCCCGATTTCGGCCAAGGTAAAAGTTATCAACGTACAATTGGACGGAGTGTCTACAACGGTCTCCAGACAAAGCTGGAACGCCAGTCCGCAAATGGAGTAGGCTTCCTATTTACATATACCTACGCCAAGACCCTTTCTGATGCAGGCGACCTGTTGAACGGAGGCAGTGTCAGCGGGTACCGGGCAGCATGGGTTCCTGGGTTCGGACCACATTTCGATTGGGGACAGGCGGCATTTGATATACGCCACGTCTTCCACCTCAGCGGTAGCTATGAGTTGCCGTTCGGTAAAGGCAAGATGCTTCTTGCCAACTCGGGTAAGGTGACGAACGCGGTGCTGGGCGGGTGGGCAGTCAATGGCATCGCCACACTTCAGGGAGGACAGCCCATCACGTTGAGCTGCCCATCTTCGACAACCTCAGGAACGAGTTGCAGGGTACTCGCCGTAGCTGGACAGAGTCAGAAGCTTGGTCTGCATACCGACGCAAATGGCAAGCTAAATTGGTTTGGAAATCCTGCTGCGTTCAATCAGCCATGCGTGTTAGGCGCGAGCGGTCCCATAACCGGTAGTCCTGCCGGTTGTGTGCCGCTTCCAGCGAATAGTCCGTATATTCTTGGAGGCCCAGGTACGACGAGCACATATGGCCCTGGATTCCACCGGTTTGACTTCTCGACCTTCAAGAACTTCCCTATCCATGAGGCATTCTCGCTCCAGTTCCGGGCTGAGTTCTTCAATATCTTCAATCACCCGAACTTCAATGCCCCGAACTTCGGCGGTAACGGTGTCACTGCGATTGGAAACTCGGGCAACTATCTCAGTTCCACATTTGGTGAGATTGGATCGACGCGCGATGCTCCGTTTGATCCGAGACAAATCCAGTTTGCGCTGAAGCTGTATTACTAG